ATATGGGATGCCATAGAATCTAAAGCAGCATGCACACAAGGAAGGATCTTATCAATTATCTTGTTCACCTTTTTCAGAGCATGTGTGTCCTTTGGACCACGGAATCGTTCAGTAGGCGCGGCAGCGAAAGGCCAGGTAAGCCTTGCTTTAAGACGTATCGCTAATATAAGTCATTTGTGAAAATAAAGTAGCATGTTATTTGACCATGGCATTTGTTCTTTTTCTTTTTGAAAGGTTGTAACAAATTGTAAGAACACTGTTCAAGGGTTCAAGCGATTCCATGGCAGGGCATTCTTAGACCCCTACGTCCAGTCAGCAAAATCTAGCTTGGTTTACGACCTGGCCCAGATGCCTTCTGGGATGACAGGCATCAAGGTAAATGATCAGAAGTGAAGATGTGGCTGAACAGGGAGCTGGTTTGAGATATTCATTTTTACTTCATTGTTCAATTTATCTACTAGGTGATGTACATGGAGGAGGAGAAAGTCTTCAGCATTGAACAAGTCACTGCCATGCTGCTGACCAAACTGAAGGAGACTGCTGAGACTGCAATGAAGAAACCTGTGGCTGACTGTGTCATCTCTGTAAGAAATTTTACTCTATCTTCACGCCTGTCTAAGTAGATGTATTCTTTTTTGGGTTAACAAACTCTCATGCCTACAGCGATGCCTATGCCCTATAGAAAATATGCAGTTACATGTGCGCACACTCACAGTTTAGGCAGTCAAGGGCTGTGTTTTTGTCAACTGTCATAATTTCCCCTAATGTCCTCCAGGTCCCCAGCTTCTACACTGATGCAGAGAGGAGGTCTGTCATAGATGCAGCTCAGATTGCAGGGCTCAACTGCCTACGACTCATGAATGAGACCACTGCAGGTAATGCCATTACCATGCCAACACTGAACAATGTTATCCCATGTAAATCTTGGTCTGAACCAATTTCTCTGTCTATTCCAGTTACACTGGCATATGGGATCTATAAACAGGATCTCCCTGCCCCTGAGGAAAAACCAAGAAATGTGGTATTTGTAGATTTGGGCCACTCTGGTTATCAGGTCTCTGTCTGTGCATTCAACAAAGGAAAGCTCAAGGTGCGTTTTTGATATGTTCAAAGACAacgtaacaaacacacacaaaaaaaagagagaataaggcattaagtacattttttttgttctttttcAGATGCTAGCTTCTGCGTTTGATGCAGAATTGGGTGGCAAAGACTTTGACGAGGTGTTGGTGAACCATTTCTGTGAAGAGTTTGGCAAGAAGTACAAGCTGGATGTGAAGACCAAGCCCAGAGCCCTGGTTCGTCTCTACCAGGAGTGTGAGAAGCTCAAAAAGCTGATGAGCGCCAACTCCTCTGATCTGCCACTCAACATCGAGTGCTTCATGAATGACATCGACGTGACTGGGAAACTCAACAGGTTAGTGGAGCGTAAAACAAGTCCTTTCATTTATCTCGGTACGTCTACATTACACATTTGGCCATCCACAGTGGAAAAGCCATGTGTCAGGAAGTGGTTTCATTCGGTGCATGTGTATCATCATGATACAAGCAGCTGCATGTGTGTACGGTATCTATTAATATCCCATGACCACTGTTGTTCCAGAGGCCACTTTGAGGAGATGTGTGCAGGGCTTCTGGCCAAAGTGGAAGCTCCCCTGCACAGCGTCATGGAACAAGCCAGTGAGTAGCTGTAGTAATAGTAGCTGGTATATCCCTGAGCTGCGTGCACAAGCGCAGGCTGTTCATGTTCTTGCTAAGACCTGGATTGGTTGTTTAAATCTGACTACTAATATGTTTCATACATTGTCCAGAGCTGAAGAAGGAAGACATCTACGCTGTGGAAATTGTGGGCGGGGCCTCCAGGATCCCTGCCGTCAAAGAAAGGGTCAGCAAATTCTTTGGAAAAGAGCTGAGCACGACATTAAACGCAGACGAGGCTGTCGCAAGAGGATGTGCACTGCAGGTATCATGTCATGACTCACTGTCCCCAATGATTTCTTCAGCAAATGGCTAAAAATGTCACGCCCATGTCTCTCACTCATGGAGCTGTAGTTGTTGACCTGATGTTTACTGGCATAGCACAAACAATTAGCAGGTGATAACTTTTCCAGTTGACATACCATTAAGTACAGTTGTTAAACACTTAGCGAACATATTATAATGCAGGTAGTTTATCTCCTTAGTGTGCAATCCTGTCCCCTGCCTTCAAAGTCAGAGAGTTTTCCATCACGGATGTCGTCCACTATCCCATATCCTTGAAGTGGAACTCTGCCGCAGAGGAGGGGTTAAGGTAATGATTTCTTCTTCACATTTGACATTGGCTTATTTAACACTGATTGCACTGAACTCTGATTGGCAGAGACTCACGTCATCTTCTGGTCTACTCTCCTCCATCAGTGATTGCGAGGTATTCCCAAGGAACCATGCTGCACCCTTCTCCAAAGTGTTGACATTCTACCGGAGAGAGCCCTTCTCCTTGGAGGCGTACTACAACAACCCCAAAGAGCTGCCGTACCCGGACCCCACAATAGGTACCAGAACAAACAGTCCTGAAACTTTAAATGCTTCTAATAAGCTATAAGCTTGCACCTGTTCAATTCATTTTGTACTTTTAATGGTTGTCTCTGAGGCCAGGTTACTGGGTGTCTTCTAATACTCCACTTGTGAACTCGTCAGGTCAGTTCATCGTCCAG
Above is a window of Oncorhynchus tshawytscha isolate Ot180627B linkage group LG30, Otsh_v2.0, whole genome shotgun sequence DNA encoding:
- the hspa4a gene encoding heat shock 70 kDa protein 4 isoform X1, with protein sequence MSVVGIDVGFQSCYVAVARAGGIETVANEYSDRSTPACVSFGPRNRSVGAAAKGQVVTNCKNTVQGFKRFHGRAFLDPYVQSAKSSLVYDLAQMPSGMTGIKVMYMEEEKVFSIEQVTAMLLTKLKETAETAMKKPVADCVISVPSFYTDAERRSVIDAAQIAGLNCLRLMNETTAVTLAYGIYKQDLPAPEEKPRNVVFVDLGHSGYQVSVCAFNKGKLKMLASAFDAELGGKDFDEVLVNHFCEEFGKKYKLDVKTKPRALVRLYQECEKLKKLMSANSSDLPLNIECFMNDIDVTGKLNRGHFEEMCAGLLAKVEAPLHSVMEQAKLKKEDIYAVEIVGGASRIPAVKERVSKFFGKELSTTLNADEAVARGCALQCAILSPAFKVREFSITDVVHYPISLKWNSAAEEGLSDCEVFPRNHAAPFSKVLTFYRREPFSLEAYYNNPKELPYPDPTIGQFIVQKVVPQANGESSKVKVKVRVNVHGVFSVSSASLVELLKPNEGEEPMETDSAGKEEESKMQTEQDDQKAKGDGQKDDADKKSETEEMETSEDGKQEKNHAPSAKKPKVKTKTVELPIENSLHWQLTNDLVNLFMENEGKMIMQDKLEKERNDAKNNVEEYVYEMRDKLHGVLEKFVSESDRDTFALRLEDTENWLYDDGEDQQKQVYIDKLAELKKLGQPVQERYIEAEERPKAFDELGRHIQQYMKIVEAYKTKEEQYEHLDELEMLKVDKQVNDAMIWMNSKMNAQSKQNFTQEPAVKVQEIQAKTKELYSACNPIVSKPKPKVEIPKDEKEEQNGPINGQEDTDAQPGSPEKGAAGSTVAPESAEGNKMPEMDID